TTGAGATGACAGTctttcccctggtttcacagacaaggcttataAAACCTAAACAAAACAATTGTATAACATTAAACCTAATATCTACttatgaactgaaaaaaaaacaaaaaaaaaaccattgatttttatctaaaataaaaatctcgattaattgaacattttacctcgattacaattaatgaacaattatttatttatgccccctcctcctcatagttcacagacaaggtttgtactgtaaatatgcttgactattaaaggtgggatattttttcttaatgaaagagtgctctgacataacagctcactttcagcagttactTTATCTATGGTTTATGatatttcttacagatttctgctcgttgtgaatcagatacagataaattagcacagtataagtacatttatttgaatgcattaatgagagagcgaatgtgtgtgtgaattaatCATACAATCTCTAtataaaagggttagttcacccaaaaatgaaaattctgtcatttatttctcaccctcatgtcgttccacacccataagaccttcgttcatcttcgaatacaaattaagatatttttgatgaaatctgaggtatgactcgtccatagacaccagtttaaccaccactttcaaggtctagaaaggtactaaagacatagttaaaatagtccatccttaatgttatgaagcgatgagaatattcaACATCTTAACCAATGTATTTCTTAGCCAAAGaagtaatagtaataaataacatcaataataggctattattaacaataaatgctttgtaaaaacagaaaataacagaaCCTTTCAGCCTGATTCCAGACACTAGTTCATGCGAGAACAGACACGAATGCATCGCTATAAGTGTCTTAAACTCTCTCGAGAGCCGAACGCGCTTGTGTAAACGCTACCTGCTATCCCTCAGGAGAGAGCAGAAAGCGCATCCAGCTTTTTCTAAGGCCTTGTTTACACTGCAGGTCTTGATGCCCAATTCTGATTTGTTGCCTatgttcaattttttttgacGTCCGTTTACACGTTCTTTCAATTGTGACCCATATCTAATTCATGTGTTTACACTTGCCATACCATCTGAAATGACTGGACGAACGCGAAATATGCTTGATGCTACCACTGCGATATATGCGAAGTTATCCAAACATCACCAAGGTAACTTTAACCGTCGACCACTGTCCTGCATTTTCCTCCATGTTTTCGTGCGTTGTTGTCATTTACAGCCTCCACACGTGCTTCCTGCTGAGAATAATATCAAGTCATTAAACCCCGGAGAAGTACCAATTGTtgatgttttaaagggttagttcacccaaaaatgaaaataatgtcatttattactcacgctcatgccgttccacacccgtaagacctttgttgatcttcggaacacaaattaagatatttttgtttaaatccgatggctccgtgaggcctacatagggagcaatgacatttcctctctcaagatccatcaaggtactaaaaacatatttaaatcagttcatgtgagtacagtggttctatatttatattataaagctacgagaatatttttggtgcgccaaaaaaaaccaaaataacgaattatttagtgatggccgatttcaaaacactgcttcaggaagcttcggagcgtaatgaatcagcgtgtcgaatccgcagttcggagcgccaaagtcacgtgatttcagcagtttgatacacgacCCGAATCATATTTTGTCActctgattcattacgctccgaagcttcatgaagcagtgttttgaaatcggccatcactaaataagtcgttattttgtttttttttggcgcaccaaaaatattctcgtagctttataatattaatattgaaccactgtactcgcatgaactgatttaaatatgtttttagtacattaatggatcttgagagaggaaatgtcattgctgtctatgcaggcctcacggagccatcgtatttcaacaaaaatatcttaatttgtgttccgaagatcaatgaaggtcttacgggtgtaaaacggcacgagggtgagtaattaatgacagaattttcatttttgggtgaactaaccctttaatgatgtACAAAACACAATGCCTCAGAAAGTCTGATCTGCCTGTTTACATGACAGTCGCATTGGCACATATatgatttatttccacatatgaatgagACTTGAAGCCGATTTTGAAATATCCGGATGCATGCGTTTTTTTCCCTGTTTACACGCTCATGGAACACGTTATCTATGTCACATATGAGCAAAAAATCGGAATTGGGTCACATTTCACTGACAGTGTAGTCAACAGCATTCTGTCCAAAAGTGCGTCCCACATCGCTTGAGAATAGGATTCCATATCGAaatggaaatgtatttttaattaattttgagcCAATGAAATAGAACAATCTCTATCAGGTTTGTTGTTCCTCAGAAGTCATCAATAGTCCATCtgtactgtgtttttattaagtctgggaattgtaataactttttaataagattttaaaatatgactgtttaaaggaaaatatgaatgtaatattgtgcttttttctttttttccttttgagtTCTTTAAGTAACTATTGTGTCAACTGCATGAGTCTTTGATTAAATCTCTTaggccggtttcacagacagggcttagattaagctaggattaggccttagttcaattaggatatttaagtatctttcatgaatgtgccttagaaaaaacattactggtgtgcatcttgagataaaacaatggtactgacatattttaagatatatcagtGAAAGCtgctttcagttgaaacagctcaaagatgaattttagtctgggactagcttaagcttTGTCTGTAAAACCTGGGGTTAATGTCCTAAAGAAAGCTATGAGttaacaatattattaatagGTTATGACAGTTAATGTGTGTAAGATCTAGCATTCATGTTGTTGGTTTTATGTCTGTTACTTTGGGCTATTAAACTGGTGTCATTTGCTGTTTTCGACTTAGACATGATGGTGCTGAAAGAGGAGGGCAAAGAACTGAATGAAACTGAAGATAAAGATCAGTATGAGAAACATCAAGATTTCATGTTTGGAGAAAAATCATTTAGATGCTCACAGACGAAAAATACTTTGTCTCGAAAAACAGCTCAAAAGCCAGCAACTAGAAATCATTTCACATGCCAACAGTGTGGTAAGAGTTTCGAACGAAATAGAAGTTTTAAAATCCACATGAAAATTCACACCAGAGGGAAGCCTTTttcctgccaacagtgtggaaagtgtTTCAATCGAAATAGAAGTCTTAAAGACcacatgaaaattcacactggagagaagcctttttcctgccaacagtgtggaaagactttCACTCAAAAAGTACACCTTGTAATCCACATGAGAAtccatactggagagaagccttttatCTGCCAACATTGTGGAAAGTGTTTCAATGAAAAAGGAGTCCTTAACAGACACATAAGAATTCACACTAGAGAGGGATATTTTGCCTGCCAACAGTGCGGAAAGTCTTTCAATGGAAAAGGAAGCCTGAAAgaccacatgagagttcacacgggagagaagccttacacttgccaacagtgtggaaagagtttcaaacaaaatagaaatcttagcgcccacatgaaaattcacactggagagaagcctttttcctgccaacagtgtggaaagagtttcactcaaaaaGTAAGCCTTGAAATCCACATGagaatccacactggagaaaagccttacatctgccaacagtgtggaaagtgtTTCAATCGAAAAGCAATCCTTGACAGACACATGGGAATTCACACTAAAGAGAGCTTTTTTGCCTGCAAACAGTGTGGAAAGCGTTTCAGACAAAATGAAAACCTGacagtccacatgagaattcacaacGGAGAGAGCCAATTCatctgccaacagtgtggaaaaagctTCACTACAAAAGCaagccttaaagtccacatgagaatccACACCGGAGAGATGCCTTTTGCCTGCCAACAGTGCGGACAAAGTTTCATTCGAAAGTCAAGTCTTAAATGCCACATGacagttcacactggagagaagcctttcacatgcCCTCTATGTAGACAgagttttaaacaaaaagcaacCCTTCATgcccacatgagaattcacactggagaaaagccattcacatgtgatcagtgtggaatgAGTTTCAGATTAGGAATATCCCTTAATCGCCACACAAGGACTCACTCAAGAGTAAAGAGTTTTATATGTCATCAGTGTGGAATGAGTTTCACAGATGAGAGTCACCTTAAGAATCATGTAATAACTCACAtcggagagaagcctttcatgTGCAATTACTGTGGAAAGCCTTTCGAACACAAATCAACCCTTGAGATCCActtgagagttcacactggagagaagcctttcacctgccctcagtgtggaaaaagttttgcAAGTAAAGGAAGTCTTGAGGTTCATGCGAgggttcacactggagagaagcctttcaagTGCCCTCGGTGTAGGATGTGTTTCACATATCCAAGAGACATGAAACGTCATTTGCTTAATCATTccaaaattaaatttacaaagTTCTGAGAGTGGCAAGAGGTTTACGAAAAGGAAGATTTAATTGTAATcagtgtaattaaaaaaaaaaaaatgttgcaatcGCACTTACAGATACATATGAGAAGTCATgcatctttttatttattttttgttgttgttgtggaaAGATTTTTCAAAGTACGCTCAGCAGTGTAAAATGGCaccagaaaatatatatatctaagAAAATCAAAGCTATATTCACACCACCGTTGAATGTggctcaactttttttttctgctcaaATATTGTTTgacaattaaatttattttatttttttattttaaattctttttattttctacAGTCTATAATTTGGACTGTATAGAGTTATTTAATTAAAGAGGTCATAGAATGCCACTTTttcaagatgtaaaataagtctctgatgtccccagagtgtgtatgtgaagttttagttcAAAACACCCTACTGatcatttttttatagcatgataaatttgtcattttttgagggtgagcaaaaacgctgtttttgtgcgtgtccctttaaatgcaaacgagctgctgctctcaagaagtGGGCGGAGTATCAAGAGCTCCTGTTAGCAGCGCTGATTAGCTCACGatgactcactgaaaatgtcagaaactttTCAGcctttttatgttcaaaccagagttggacaatgatggagagactcaagaagaagtgacatgTTGAATGTAACAGgatgtttctgaacggttagttcatgaatttatgtagctgatgtggaattaactatcttaaagtcatttattagcatattctgtcatgataatctataaatcactCATGTGGGAACGATTGTAAGAtcttacagagccagagaatatatgctgcatgaatatagaacaggtatagtttagtttaaataCGGTTATAACTAATGGTTATCTttcttttatgacatgctattgcatttgtgttacatattgtattgcaatagcatggcctcacccctttgttgcgtgttctcagggggtggggtttatgtaaattttagggttagtgatgtcactaacccaggaagaaacTTCTTGTAGTCTagaccagccatttgttgtagtccttcaacagagatttctttaaaagaaaacatctcagtttgctttgaactttgagcgtcgtaactttgcagatgttgtttatgctcttacagcaacattacacactaactaaagttaaaaaagtgaaatcttaATCAACTAGTATAAtacttgaaataaatatcaAGGTCAACCCAATTTGTAGATCTGAACCAGGCACATAACATTATGATCAGACATAGTCAAGTCAATGCACCTTTGTTTAAAtggcactttatacaatacatattCTTTTATAGTGATATTAAGTTTTCCCAACTAAGCAAACCAGACAGTGGCAACCAACCCAAAATCCATCCGGTTttagaatggagaaaaaactcCTTGGAAGAAACCAGCCTCACCAAACGGAGctctacaaaaatatttttatgctcCCTTTACAGATCCATAACAGAGGTCCAAACATTACATGTATCAAACAAGTTACATACTTACAAAAACCACATAGggacttttctcttttttttttctttcttttttttacgaTAACTCGATTTGCATTGTCAGCATTAGCTTTTGGGTGAATGTAGACAAGCGTAACAAATAGCTGTGGAAATAAAAGGATTGTATGGATACAGACAAAAGTTCAATGTCAGGTGTAAAtttacccctggtttcacagacaagtcCCATTTACCTTTCTGAAATGGGCCTGTTTTTCCCAATAATTGGTGTAACCTCCATGCTAGATTTGTGTGAAGTGTTACAAACTCTTTCCCCGGCCATTGACAGTATTTTCCGTCACTTATAGAACAAcgcttccctgccattgacggaattttccagcaatccatgttttctctgaataaaatggtttgtttgtttgtttagaaGCAAaagctctgttctttcttttgatatatttttttcttcttcatatattcatacaacaaaattgTAACATGGTTAGTAGATCAGGGAAGGAGGAGGCAGGAACTGGCGAACGTCCAAACAGACTTTAATAAcgatataaaataaacaaacacaaaacgaaagtaaaaagTCGGCAGTCCTTCACAAACGACtgccacacacaaacataataaaacaatgtcCAGGCCTAGTCCTCTCTCATCGTCGCTACTCCCTTTATGCTtctggagctcctccgtgagagatacGAGACCGGTGCAGTGCACAGGTGACACTTCTTAGCAATCACGCCACTGGCCTCTGCGGGGCTTTTGGTGAAAATGGTCAAAATTCCTGGTGCTGGCTGGATGAGTTCATGGAGAAACATTAAcaaatcaaaaacataaatgCTACGTCAACATATTCCTGACGTCCAACCGTTTCGCTACCAGAAGCTTGGAAAACTACAAGAACATGCCCCTGCCCTACACCCTTAACAACCAGGAAAGGGTCATAACcacttcaaataaaaatgacacatttccTTTAGTTGAGTCATAATCAATGATAAAAAAGAAACTTTGACTTGAAGGCAGACCGGATGCTTGACAAGCCATGTTTGAGGCCATCCGCTGTTGGGGACGAGCCTCTCTCTCTGCACAGACAGCACCCTTGTACGCACATGCTCAGCTGGCGCAGAGAGGTCCTCTGCCCACACATCTTCAACCTAGCTGTGCACAATGGCAACTTTTTCCACCTGCATGTCTTTGTCCTGCCGCCACGCGAGTATCCTTCCTCGCAAGAGGTTGCTCGACATGAGAATCCACAGCCCTCCAAATGGTGTACCGAGCTTCCAAAGACTCTCGGACATTCTTCTCTGGCTCTTATATATAgagctataataaataatattttatattcataataaatttaattctattttaaaatatgtttgttctTTACACACATCCAAATAAGTAAATGGTCAGAAGATGCTTTAGTCTCATAATTTATTAAgcttatttttttgcaattatttcAAGGATGTGCAGGCATCTTTCCtttgtctccctctctctccttttctctctttcacttGCTTCCTGATGCCATCTGTCATCTCTTTCTCTAGCTTTGCGTTCTCGTCTCTCTCGTTCCTCCTTCTCCATTTCTCTCCATCGTCTCACCTCCCTCTCAGCTGCTTCCAGCTCTTTCTCCACTTCCCTCTCCTCCATCTCTCTGATTATGTCCTCCAGGTCTTTTCCTTGTATCCCTAGCTGGCTTTGGGCTCTCTAAGGATGAAGAGGCCACAGCAACATCAGGGAAGGTGGAGTGATGGGGACTGTACCATTTCCAGGATGCTGCTGTTGCTCTCCATCCTCAGTGCTCACACCAGCCTGTGGACATTTCAGATCCTGCAAAAATGAACAAACGTAATTCAAAAGCAGTCATTTTAACAGCACAATGTCATTTGATTTCTGTATTAAAAGTAACTAAATgatattactttatattttggTTTCAGGTTTTCCCGCCGTCACCTTGCCTTGCAGGCCCTACTCCATCACAAAAGCTCTGCAGCAAAtgcacagacatcaagaatcataAACTACAACTTAAGATTTAGTATTCATTTCTGTGGTATACTCACTCAGAGCCTTTGATTGCAGCATTTCTTCATCAGCTTCTCCACAAGATAAGCATGCACACGCTCATCTGTTCCTGTAACATTTAATCAAGATTCAGGTTTCCTCTAAGATTTATCAAATAGTCAGTCATCCTACACaaacaacaatatatatatacactcaaGAAAACTTACACTTTtgtgttttcagttttatttagccAGACAGATCTCTTGAATTCATAGCAACTTTACACAGCCTTCTGTCCCAAtgcttaatgttattttaagtttGGTCGATCTGCCCAACTGAAGATCAAAGTAAAGGATGATGGGAAATTGGACAGCCTTCCAGATCTGCATTATTTGTTACTCCTGTTCTGATTCCTGCAAATCAGACAGCCTTCCAGATCTGCATTGTCACTGGTGTTCTGTTAAGTTCCTGCAAATCACATGACTGAAAGGAAAACTGAGAGTGTAAAGTCTAACACAAAATACCGTTAGTGTTAATTTTGCAGAACGccctatattatatatatatatatatatatatatatatatatataggctgcATTATGGCCAGGTCTGTTGTGTTTGTATTGCTTCTGGATGTAAGCTAAATGGTTAGCctcaaactttttttattcttttcttttttcttttttttgtgaatggaATCCtgtaaaaattaagattttggTTTCTGCCATTCTTACCACAACattgtacaaacccgattccaaaaaagttgggacactgtacaaattgtgaataaaaaaggaatgcaatgatgtggaagtttcaaatttcaatattttattcagaatacaacatagatgacatatcaaatgtttaaactgagaaaatgtttcattttaagggaaaaataggTTGATTTTAAAtctcatggcatcaac
The Ctenopharyngodon idella isolate HZGC_01 chromosome 4, HZGC01, whole genome shotgun sequence genome window above contains:
- the LOC127510618 gene encoding gastrula zinc finger protein XlCGF57.1-like; protein product: MLLVLCLLLWAIKLVSFAVFDLDMMVLKEEGKELNETEDKDQYEKHQDFMFGEKSFRCSQTKNTLSRKTAQKPATRNHFTCQQCGKSFERNRSFKIHMKIHTRGKPFSCQQCGKCFNRNRSLKDHMKIHTGEKPFSCQQCGKTFTQKVHLVIHMRIHTGEKPFICQHCGKCFNEKGVLNRHIRIHTREGYFACQQCGKSFNGKGSLKDHMRVHTGEKPYTCQQCGKSFKQNRNLSAHMKIHTGEKPFSCQQCGKSFTQKVSLEIHMRIHTGEKPYICQQCGKCFNRKAILDRHMGIHTKESFFACKQCGKRFRQNENLTVHMRIHNGESQFICQQCGKSFTTKASLKVHMRIHTGEMPFACQQCGQSFIRKSSLKCHMTVHTGEKPFTCPLCRQSFKQKATLHAHMRIHTGEKPFTCDQCGMSFRLGISLNRHTRTHSRVKSFICHQCGMSFTDESHLKNHVITHIGEKPFMCNYCGKPFEHKSTLEIHLRVHTGEKPFTCPQCGKSFASKGSLEVHARVHTGEKPFKCPRCRMCFTYPRDMKRHLLNHSKIKFTKF